The Alnus glutinosa chromosome 8, dhAlnGlut1.1, whole genome shotgun sequence DNA segment tatgctttataaaaaatttatgagttaaaaatatatgtaacttgcatttacatttttaaaaatacatataagaataatatatatatatatatatatatatatatatatatatattttattattctcaaTCCCAAAATCCAAGCTTCTTAGGATAGTTTAGGATATTAATTAAGGATTGAATATTTGAGATCCCATATTAATCGATAGGAAAATGATCCTCTAAAAACTAACGAGTAAATACCGGCGGGAACCCAAAGACCAAGTCAAAGGGCGAGCTGAGGGACTGGGGTATAAGTGCGAGTCCCCACTCACGCTCACGCTCGAAAGTCGCGtctcctcttctccttctctctcttcgTACTATTTCCTTGCTGCTCCGTCGTCGTTTCCCAAACACAACTGACAACAcacacatttctctctctctctctctctaaaccctacaaaagtGACTCTCTTCTCTTGTATCCCTTTCTTTTCTGGCTTTCTCTGTGTGCTCAAAACGAACCTCGGCAGCCATGAAAGCACCAGAAAGCCACCCTATTAGCGTCTCGAACCACCTCCTCTCGTCCCTCCTAGACAGTATCCCACACGCAGAGGCCTTCAAAGGGAAATGGTCTCTGATCAGAGCTAAGCTCACTGAGCTCCAAGCCCAGCTCACCGAGTTCGCCGAGTTCCCCGACTCCTCCTCTACTAACCCTCTCTCCCTCGACCTGCTTCACTCAATTTCCCACACCCTGAACGACGCCGTCTCGCTCTGCGACAAATGTCAGACCCGTGATTGCTTAGAAGGCAAGCTCAAGACCCAGAGCGACATCGACTCCGTCCTGGCCAAGCTCGATCGTCACGTCAAGGACGGCGATATTTTGATCAGGAGCGGGGTTCTCCAAGACGGCGGCTTTCCGGGTACGGGCTCTTCCTCGTCGAAGAGAGAGGCCGTGAGAGCCGAGTCGAGGAATCTGATAACCCGGTTGCAGATTGGGACCGCCGATTCCAAGAGCTCGGCGATAGACTCGTTGCTGAGGCTTCTCGAAGCGGACGATAAGAACGTGATGATCGCTGTGGCGCAGGGAATGGTCCCCGTGCTCGCTCGTCTGCTCGATTCGAGTTCCATGGAGATGAGAGAGAAGGCCGTCGTTGCGATCTCGAGGATTTCAATGGTGGACAGTAGCAAACCGGTGCTGATGGCCGAGGGTTTGTTGCTTTTGAATCAGTTGCTTCGAGTTTTGGATTCGGGAAGTGGGTTCGCGAAGGAACAAGCTTGTGTGGCTCTCCGAGCGCTGACCTTTTCGAAGGAGAACGCGAGGGCGATTGGGTCTCGAGGTGGGGTTTCGTCGCTATTAGAGATTTGTCAGGCCGGCACGCCCGGTTCGCAGGCTTTCGCAGCCGGGGTGCTGAGAAATCTCGCTGTGTTCAGCGAAATCAGAGAGAATTTCGTTGAGGAAAATggggtttttgttcttttggggCTTGCGAGTTCGGGGACTGTATTAGCGCAAGAAAACGCAATTGGGTGTTTGTGCAATTTGGTTTCTGATGATGAAAGCTTGAAGCTTTTGGTTGTCAAGGAAGGTGGGGTTGAGTGCTTGAAGAATTTCTGGGACTCGGCTACTACCGTTCAGAGTCTCGAGGTCGCGGTGGACTTGTTGAGGCACTTAGCCTTGTGCCAACCAATCGCTGAAGTTGTTGTTTCAGATGGGTTTATAGCCAGGCTTTTGGGCGTCTTGAATTGTGGCGTATTGGGGGTGAGAGTTGCGGCGGCTCGTGCTGTTTACGAGCTGGGGTTCAGCACAAGAACCCGAAAGGAGATTGGTGAATGCGGGGGCGTTGGTCATTTGATCAAGATGTTGGATGGTAAGGCCGTGGAAGAGAAAGAAGCGGCTGCCAAGGCTTTGTCCATTTTGATGTTGTATGCGGGGAATAGGAAGGTTTTCCGGAAGGATGAGAGGGGGGTAGTGAGTGCAGTCCAGCTTTTGGATCCTTTGGTTCAGAATTTGGACAAGAAATACCCTGTTTCCTTATTGGCCTCACTTGTGCATTCAAAGACGTGTAGGAAACAAATGGTTGCTGCGGGTGCTTGTGTGTTCTTGCAGAAACTTGTTGAGATGGATGTTGAGGGGTCTAAGAAGCTATTGGAAAGCCTTGGTCGTGGGAAGATTTTGGGCGTGTTCTCCAGACCTTAGCAATGGAATGGAAGGTGATCTTGAATTGGCGCCAAACCAATTCAAGATCTGTTTTTATAGGAATATATGAGGATGATTCGTTGATCTGTATGTACAACAgtttgtctttatttattttcacttttttgtttttgtttttaatctgTTTTAATGTTCATAGTCGATGTTTATTTGAGGCAGAAATGTAGATGTTGCTAGcttaattgttgatgaataCTTCTGTCTAGAGACATGATCACCTAACTGGATTGgagttatttgtttttttaacccCAAAACTCAATAAATAATAGTGCTGTCTTATATGTGAACTCATACTTTTGTTGTACTATTTCTTCTATGTACACTGATCTGTAAGGATTAAGGCTTAGATGAGTTCTTTTAAACCCAACTCACAAGACAGGGCTCCTTTCTCTTTCTTGCTCACTCTTTTTTGTGATTCTTCTTTTATCTATGAGATGCTTGATGCAGGAAGAAATCATTCTGTGTTCCTTTGGTTAGTATGATTGATGCTAAATGTTAAAAGTTTACTAAAACCAGATCTCTATGAGAAATATTGTGCCTTCTAGTCAATTATTGCCTACTTTTGCTCTGATGAAGAAATCATTCTGTATTCCTTTGGATTAGTTTTATGATTGATGCTAAATGTTAGAAGTTTTACTAAAACCAGATATCTATAAGAAATATTAGGCCTTCTAGTCAATTATTGCCTACTTTTGCTCTGCTGTAGAGAGGCTTCAATTTTCATTGCATACCTCATTTTTCGGATGAGGTATGCAATGGGCAGCTTCATTGCACTGGATCAGTCCCCTTTTTCTTATTGGGGTGGATCCAATAATTAGCGGTTTTGTTGCGCTTCTCAAACTTCCGAGTTCAGGTCAGATTAAAAGATGGTCGAATTTGCTTTTGGGCCATTTCCAAAATTCATGTTTCATAAATATCCCATATGTGATAAACGAGTTGTTTAATGATTTCTGATTAGTTTTGTGGCTCAGAAACCAGTTAGTCACCTCCTCCTCTCCTTTTCTTACTTGGCAGTTGGCAATTTGCTCTGGGTCCTAAAGTGATTTACTCGTTGATGTCTTAATGGGTTTGCCATATAAGTTGGTAATTTGTACTATTTTAGTAATTTGATAAGTCTCCTCTGCCGCCCACCTAATTGTGGGTCTGATGCATGTGCATTTGTTCTTGACCATGTGCATTTGTCCAACGCTTTGCCCAGAATCGCACTCATTGTGTTGGCAGTTACCTGAAGGAGTAGAAATCTACCCAAAATCTGATTTGCACTTCTAAGGTAAGCGCCTGTGTTTAAAATATTGTTTGGGCGTGTTTAAAATATTGTTTGGTTGAGACCTCCCTGGACCCTGCCAATGCCAAACGAGAAGATATCGCTCCCCTGGTTGGACATGAAATAAGACAACTCAAGTCTGGTGAACCGTAGAAATTAGTggtccattttttttattttcatttcattataTATAGATGTAAGAGTTAAAAGAGTTAGTACTATATGGAGCTccatttttggattatttgagTTAGCACGGGTTATGCTTCACGGGTGAGAGACCTCTCTGCTTGTTGGAAAGGGAAGTTTTGTAATCCTCCAAGTGAAGTTATCTGAAAAATGATTCTGCTATGCATGATGTGGTGTATtcggagagaaagaaatgatcGAAGCCTCGAAAACATTGAGATGACAATGGCAAAGTTGAAaaatgctttatatatatatgattgtctatgattgttttcatatttctagtttttatgcctttcttgatttcttttctttttctggctATATGCTtatcttgtatatttttttgtgtaCTTGGGTGTGTCTTTTGGTTTTTAAACGAATTGcgttacttattaaaaaaaagaaaatgacctTTAAGGTATATTAGGTTCATTAAGGCTGTCTTTGGTAAAAGAGAACCTTAAGTTGTGCATATGGTTCAGAATTACCCACTGCTTATCAATATGAAAATAGTTCGTCAGTGCCACTCTGTTTCAAGGAGAAGATAAAATGTGTTTGAATGGATAATGTTATAAATGAAGGATGAAGCAGCCTTGGATTGTTATGTGGATTAAGCAATCATGAATGAGAAAGGTAGTGAAAAATGGGTTATTAGATTAATATTTTGAACAATTATCGATTAGAAGATTAATATTATGTGATCAACAGTAGATCCTGCATATATACAGCAAATACACTCTTTCTCTTGGTGCCTATTTATCCTCTACTTTTTAGCGCACTTAAAGAGAGTGAAACTGCAAACGAATATTGGGCTTAGAATGCCAATATGCCTACACAAAAGCAGGGTCAGATGAATTTAAAAGGCCAATCCAGAGCCAATCGAAATTATAGAGGGATGGGTGAGACGATGGATGAAAAAAAGTACCGAAGCGTATCGCACGGTCGATATGGAAATCAAAAAAGTGCTGAGCAAGTAAAGAGTTACAGCACTCTAAAACGGGTAGGTGATGGACCCGTGGACATTGATGGAGCGTCTTTGTTCCCACGTGATCAGCCTCCTCTGCTGCAGCAAAACAATCCTAAGGAGATGCATACGGATTTTAGGGATATAGATAGAATTTCGGTGTTTCATGTTTTGAAAAAACAGAGtgagagaaaatacaaaaaaaaggataaaatggaaaagaaatttgGGGAAAGCCTGCCGAGTGCTCAGTAGCGGGTGGGGGGAAAATTTTGGGGGTTAGGGAAAAGAGTTTTCAAATAGGGTCTACGACTCAGTTGTTTAAGTAGTGTAATCCATAACTTTCTTCGGTGCTTGTTTCCTTGCTATACAACGTCTTTTTGCTTGTCACAATTGTTGTTGTGTAGGTAATTTGTTTCAAAAACATTGCctcttcaaactaccatttgTGGTGGCCCTAGTTCACCCAATGAGTTAGGTTATTTATTTGActcatttataataaatttaagttttatCGCACTAATTTTCGGAATTTTCAAGGCAAATAATAACTCCCTATTAGGGTTGGTAAATTTTTATACACCTTGCgaatccgataccaatatagtATAAAATTAGTGAATTAAGACTAAATAAtttaacttgtttaattaaatgaatcgggTTATTattgatctatatagtcttattcAGATCACGACACGATTCAAACTCAACATACAACATTTAgggctgaaaatattttacacgaCCTACTGATACGAATTCGACATGAAATTAATAGGCTATGGTTGAGATGGtctaacatatttaattaaataaattagattataattaatttatatagtcttataaacATATCTCgatatttttcaaattcaaatacgCGAACGGTAACCCTACTCACGATGGAGGAAAGAAATTAGTGCGGCCCTGAGGCCTAGGCTGTTGATAGTTGATACGTGATTGTTAAGGGAGGCCATGCTGTCCACGAGCTTGTAAGAGTGAAGTAGACTTAATGTGGTGGCATGGATCGAAGTTTCTGGTTTATCACAGGAAGACTACTGCCTCTTCGGCCGTAGTTGTTCCGTGGTCCAGATAAGCATAATGACCCAAAAAAAACCAATCGACAATGAAACTATTCACAAACATTAGGAGTGAGAGTTCTTGTTCACGTTTACACGTTGGGTTTAAGTTGTGTTATGTCGAGATAatagtataagactatataggtcaattataATCCGATCTATTTAATTGAACAGATTAAATCCTTCAACCTTAAcactttaattttgtattgggttcgtgTTGGGTTCGCGGGTCATGTTAAAAATTGCCTGTCATTATGTCATATGTCGGGTTTGGGTCGTGCCAAAGTATAAATATAAGAATATATAGGTTAACCCTaactcgacccatttaattaaatggatcagacTTCTAAGCCTTAACCCTTTAATTTGTCGAGTCAGATTCGTAAGTCGTGTCAAAATTTGTCAGCTCTAACAAACATGAGAGTTAACAtcatgaaaaaagaaacaatggGCCTTTGCACTATTTTTAGTGGGTTAATAATCGGTGGCAATACTAATGGCgaaagtattaattaaacaattaaatttaatattttctatcagtttaagcttttgggataagtgatgatttaacatggtatcaaaataGAGGTCTTGAACTTAAATCCCAACTCTACAGTTTGAccctattttaattaaatatctcATGGGTTGAACTTTACTTATTGAGGGAGAGTTTGAGCTAACATGTGAGGAGGCgaattaaagtattaattaaattattaaatttaatttttcttatcgacttaaacttttgggataactAGTGATATAACactaatgagaaatgctacacactacatttttatctcactttgTTAATGTGAAACTGTTAATCTACTTTTGGATCagcccttgtttttttttataaaaaaaatgattcaatGACTGAATGACAGAATCACATCCACAAAGTAGGATAAAAGTAtggtgtatagcattactctaacactaacagacaatttttttttttttttagacactAATAGATAATATGACTACTCGTGAGGTTCTTTgtggaaaaataaattaatatgaaatattattgatttttgtaTATTAATCTCAATACTAGCATAAAGATTGAATCTTGCCATGATTGTTGCCCTTAATACTGCATGTTTGTTCGTATTCTTTTCACATATTTTACATGGGAATGAAATACAGAGCTACTTTTTCTTGCCAAGTTGAAGAACGAAAAAAGGGAGTGTTTCAGACTACCATAAAAGCAAGAGGGTATTATGGGAATACATCTAAACCATAAAAACAATACCCTTCTATGAATTATTAAAGGTAGTCCTGCTGGGTCAGGTTTTGGGGTAGGCTGATTTTGTTGCCTACCTCAGCCTTCTATGCCAAGAGAATCATGCAACTCCTCATTTGTAGCTGAAAT contains these protein-coding regions:
- the LOC133875224 gene encoding uncharacterized protein LOC133875224, giving the protein MKAPESHPISVSNHLLSSLLDSIPHAEAFKGKWSLIRAKLTELQAQLTEFAEFPDSSSTNPLSLDLLHSISHTLNDAVSLCDKCQTRDCLEGKLKTQSDIDSVLAKLDRHVKDGDILIRSGVLQDGGFPGTGSSSSKREAVRAESRNLITRLQIGTADSKSSAIDSLLRLLEADDKNVMIAVAQGMVPVLARLLDSSSMEMREKAVVAISRISMVDSSKPVLMAEGLLLLNQLLRVLDSGSGFAKEQACVALRALTFSKENARAIGSRGGVSSLLEICQAGTPGSQAFAAGVLRNLAVFSEIRENFVEENGVFVLLGLASSGTVLAQENAIGCLCNLVSDDESLKLLVVKEGGVECLKNFWDSATTVQSLEVAVDLLRHLALCQPIAEVVVSDGFIARLLGVLNCGVLGVRVAAARAVYELGFSTRTRKEIGECGGVGHLIKMLDGKAVEEKEAAAKALSILMLYAGNRKVFRKDERGVVSAVQLLDPLVQNLDKKYPVSLLASLVHSKTCRKQMVAAGACVFLQKLVEMDVEGSKKLLESLGRGKILGVFSRP